The Moritella sp. F3 genomic interval TTCTTCGCGTTCGTAATCTTTCCGTCAGTTTTACTACCAATGACGGAATGGTTGATGCGGTTAAAAATGTTAACTTTGATTTAAAATCCGGTGAAACACTGGCTATTGTCGGTGAATCGGGTTCAGGTAAATCTGTATCATCCAATGCTTTGATGTGCCTACTACCAGATAATGGTGTTGTATCTTCTCAATCGAGCATTGTCTTTGAAGGACAATCGATCTTAGATAAAACAGAGCGTCAAATGCAGTCTATCAGAGGCGAGCGAATTGGCATGATCTTCCAAGAACCTATGACGTCTCTGAACCCCTATTTGCGAGTGGGAATTCAGGTTGCAGAAGCCATTATGTGCCATCGTAAAGTGTCTAAAAAGCAGGCTCAAATACGTGTTTTAGAACTGTTTGTTCTGGTTCATTTACCAAACCCTGAACAAGCTTACAGCAAGTTTCCACACGAATTTTCAGGCGGTCAGTTGCAACGTATTATGATTGCAATGGCACTGATAAATGAACCTGACATTCTAATTGCCGATGAACCGACCACTGCGCTAGATGTGACCGTACAGGCCGAAGTCTTGGATTTAATAAAAGAAATCCAGAATAAAATGGGCATGGCTATTTTATTCATTACGCACGATCTTGGCGTTGTTAAACATCTTGCAGACCGAGTGCTGGTGATGTGCAAAGGTGAAATTGTGGAAGAAGGGGAAACAGGACTACTTTTCCAGGAACCACAACACGAATATACCAAGATGCTGATTAATTCAGTCCCGAAAGGTCAAAAAGAGCCAATCGAAGCAACGGCTCCAGAACTGCTTCGAGCTGAAAATATTCAGGTTAAATTCCTGATTAAATCTCATTTTATACCCAGTAGATGTGAATATTTTGAAGCGGTGAAAGGTATCTCGCTTACACTGAAACAAGGTGAAACCTTGGGCATTGTTGGTGAGTCAGGCTCAGGTAAATCGACTCTGGGACGTGCCATTATTGGCCTACTGCCATTCTCTGGTAACCTTTCTTATAAAGGTCAAGACCTCAGCTTACTGAGTGATAAGGACAGGTTTGATCTGAAAAAAGACGTTCAGATGGTTTTTCAGGACCCGTACGGCTCTTTGTCACCACGTATGACCGTTGGCGAAATAATTACTGAAGGCTTAAGGGTGCACAAACCCCTGATGTCTAAACAGGAAAGGTTACAAAAAGCCTGTCTCGCGCTTGAAGAAGTACGCTTAGAGCCGAACTCAATCAATCGTTATCCGCACGAGTTTTCTGGTGGTCAGCGTCAGCGTATTGCAATTGCTAGAGCGCTGATCTTGAAACCGTCATTTATCTTGTTGGATGAACCAACCTCGGCACTCGACCGATCTGTTCAGCTCACCGTGATTGATTTACTTAAAGAGATCCAGGTTAAAAACAACATTGGTTTCATCTTCATCAGTCATGACCTTTCAGTCGTCAAAGCATTATCTGATCGGGTATTAGTAATGCAAAAAGGTAGAGTGATGGAGCAGGGAACAGCTGAGGACATATTCCATAACCCGCAGCACGATTACACTAAAAAACTTATCAATGCGTCGTTTGACTTGGATGAAGAGGCTATCGAGAGTGTAGCTTAGCTTTCATTAATGAAAAATGAGATGCCGCAATACGCGGCATTTTTTATACCTACGCTATGTTGAACTCTAATATAGCCATATATTTGCTTTATGTTAGCTTGTATTTTGCAATCAATTGTTCTCTTTTTATCGGTAGCATATTGATTTTGGAAACATCTCCGTCTGTAATATTGACGATGCGTTTATCCATCACTTTAAACCATAACCAGGGGATATACGCGATTGGATACATACCAAAATAACCGTTTGGTAGTGTCGGTAATCCGTTGAAGTGACGTAGAGATTGATAGCTACGGGTCGCATTAGCATGATGATCAGAATGACGTTGTAAATGGAATAAAGCCCAGTTTGAAAACACGTGGTTACTGTTCCAGCTATGATGAGGCTGAGGCCGTTCATACTTGCCATTAGGGAGCTTCTTCCTTAACAGACCGTAGTGCTCGATATAGTTTGCTGAAGTGAGTTGCCACATTGACCAGAATGCGGAGATGAACAAATAGGGGATGACTCCCGAACCTAACCAAACGGCTAAACTGGCATAGATAGTAAAGCTCAATAATATGGATTGAAAAAATTCGTTTTTGAAAGAGTACGTTGATTTACCTAACTTATTTAAGCGTCGTTTTTCTAGGTGGTAGGCTCTTAAGATCGCACCAGGTAATTCTCTTATTGCAAAGTGATAGATGTTTTCGCCCATTTTTGAAGATGCAGGATCCTCTGGTGTCGCCACGTGCTTATGGTGACCTTGGTTATGCTCTATAAAAAAATGGCCGTAAGCAGCTACAGCGAGGACTAGCTTAGCTAATTTACGGTCAAACTTATTTTTCTTGTGGCCTAATTCGTGGCCTATATTTAAGCCATGTCCACCCACATTACCAGCCAAAAGCGCCGTCGCTAGATAACCACTCCAGCTCAGTTCATAATTGCCAATAAACCAGCCGCAGAATATAAATATAACGATAACAACTGGTACGTGCAAAATAGTGATATGACGATAAAAGGGGTCGGCTTCAAGCTGAGGAATGATAACCTCAGGGGGATTACTGGTATCTTCACCCATGACATGATCCATGATAGGGAAGAAACCATAACTAAAAAGGAAAAAGAACCAGAGTATGAATTCATGGTTAAAAGCCATAAACAAAAGTGGACCAGCAGCTGCGATACTTGGTAATAGGAGAGATAATAACCAAAAGTATCTCTTTTTATCGGTATAAGTAGTGCCATCATGAGCTGTAAAAGTCCCTAAATATTTCATACTTCACCCTCTATGAAATTAATGTGATTGTGCATTTCGATTATTTGTACTTGTTTATAATAGTCTGACTCAGGATAAGCGCTAGGTTTGATTTTATGGAGGTCGTTCAGCAAATTTGTAGTTTCCAATAATATGTTGCAACTGGTATGACCTTACGTACAATGTTATTGATATGTTACTTGGACGAGTGAGTTTGAAATGGATAATTTTTTAATAGATGACGTAGACGTTTATTGCCAAGATGGCTACAAGCTTTCGGCTACACTGTTTAAGCCCACAAGCGAAGTAAAAGCAGCAATATTGATCTGTCCTGCGACTGGAATAATTCAGCAATTTTACAAAAGCTTCGCTTGTTTTTTAGCTGAGCATGGATATGCAGTGCTCACCTTTGATAATCGAGGCATTGGACAGTCACTTACGGGGAAAGTCAGTTCAAGTACCGCATCATTACAGTGTTGGGGAGAGCAAGATATGCCTGCAGTCCTTGAATTTCTCAAAACAACCTATCCAGATAGTACTTATCACCTGATTGGCCACAGCGCTGGTGGCCAATTGGTTGGCTTAATGCATAATGCAGGAGATCTTAGATCCATCTTCACTTTTGCCAGCTCTTCAGGTCAGTTAAGAAATATGAAAATGCCGTATGCATTAAAAGCACATTTCTTTATGAATCTTTTCATACCTATGAGCAACCTACTTTTTGGTCACACTAAGTCCCAGTTACTTGGGATGGGAGAACCCTTACCTAGAGGAGTTGCCCAGCAATGGCGTCATTGGTGTAATGGACAAGGTTATGTAAAGACAGCTTTTGGGAAATCGATACATAATCATCAGTACAACACTCTCTCTACACCTTCGCTATGGGTGAATGCCACCGACGATGACATCGCGATTGATGTAAATGTGGCCGATATGTTGACCGTGTTTGAAAATATGGACGCTGAGAGACTGACCTTATCGCCAGAAGCTTGTAATTTAAGTGAAATAGGCCATATGAAGTTTTTTAGTCGTAAGGCAAGTCATTTATGGGAACACCCTTTATCTTGGTTAGAAAATAATAGCCCCCTGCAGTAAACTAAGTTATAAAAGTATTATGTGTATAAGATAAGCTGGGTTGCTTAAAATGTTCGAGTTACCGACACACATCTTGATAAAGCTGCTCGGCTAATTGCTGTATGGTATTTCCTTCAGGGTGTGTGTGGGCAAATGTTCTTAAACCATATATTCCCATCATTAGATAGTGAGCGCGTGAATCAGCGTTTCGGTCACTTACAATTTCTTTTTGATCAATTGCCGTTTGCAGCACCTGGGTAATCGCTTGTTGCCAGTTAGCTAAATGAAGCGTGATAATGTCATGTACTTCTGCATCTTGTTCTGCGACTTCATTCAGCGCTTTAGTCAGTAAGCAAGCACGAGAGGCATCGCAGCTCTGACACTCTAAAACAATATGATCCAGATAGGCTTTAAGCTCTGTAAGGACTGGGCGTTGACCACTAAAAATACCAGCGAACTCAGCATTTCTATCGAGGTGGTACTGCTCTAGTGCCGCTAACAGAAGGCCACGTTTATTCTCGAACGCACAATAGATAGAACCAGGGTGTAAACCTGTGGCTTGTTTCAAGTCTTGCATACTTGTCTTACCGTAACCTTTATCCATGAAGGAGGTCATAGCAGATCTCAGTACTTTTTCTCTATCAAATTCTGCAATACGCATGGCTAATCATTAACTCTTAGTGAGACTCTTTATATCAGAGTCATGTTGTGCAATGTCACTATTATAATCAATTTTGAATGTTTATTCAAAAATAGTTCTTGAATGATCATTCAAAAAAGAATATCTTGAACGTTCATTCAAGAATAGATTATTAATAATCAGAGGCACTATATGACTGCTAACTTATTTCAAACTTATGAACTTAATAAGACTTTATCTTTAAAAAATCGCATTCTTATGGCGCCGCTGACTCGCTGTATGGCTGATGATGAATTAGTACCGACTCAAGATATGGCTGACTACTATGGCCGTCGAGGCGAAGCGGGGTTAATTATTTCAGAAGCTGTGATCATTCGTCCTGATGGCCAAGGTTATCCAAATACCCCTGGTATCTTTACGCCAGCACAAATTGATGGTTGGAGAACAGTGACTGATGCAGTTCATCAAAATGATGGTAAAATTTTTGCACAGCTTTGGCATACAGGTCGTGTAGCACACCCACACTTTTATCAAGCAACAGGTAGTCAAGATGTAATGGCACCTTCTGCAGTCGGTGTCGATGGCACTGTTCCTCGAATGCGTGAACTGACTTACAAAACACCTAAGGCGGTAACGGTTGAAGAGATTACTCAGTTAGTGAGTGATTATGCTCAAGCTGCAGCTAACGCTATCGATGCTGGTTTTGATGGTGTTGAAATTCACGGTGCTAATGGTTATTTAATTGACCAATTCTTACATCATGACAGTAACCGTCGTAGTGATGAATATGGCGAGACTCCAGAGAACATGTCGCGTTTCGCGCTTGAAGTAGTAGATGCAATCGTTGCTCGTATCGGTAATGACAGAACGGCACTACGTGTATCACCTGGTGCATACTTCAATATGGCTGGTGATAGTCGCGACCGTACTGTTTTCGATTATCTAATCCCTGAGCTTGAAAAACGTGATTTAGCTTTCCTGCATATTGGTGTTTTCGATGACGCGATGGAATTTGACTATTTAGGTGGCCGCGCTTCAAGTTATGTTCGTAGTATATATAACAAGACACTCGTTGGTGTTGGTAGCTTTACCGCTGAAGCGGGTAGTGAAGCAATTTCGGATGATAAATTTGACCTGCTTGCGATAGGCCGCCCGTTTATTGCCAATCCTGATTATGTTGAACGTGTTCGTGATGGCAAAGAGCTGGTTGAATACTCAGATAGTATGTTGACGAGTTTGGTTTAAGGTTAAGTTGCTGGCTTAAGGCTAAGCAGTTTTGTTGTAAAGGGTTAGCATTACGCTAGCCCTTTTTATTAATGCGTGTCTTCAAGCCATTGTTTCGGTGATATCCCTAATTTCTTCCTGAATACTCTCGCCAGCGCAGAGCCATTTTCATAACCCACGGCATTAGCCACAATGGACACAGGCTTGTTTTGTTGTAATAGACCTTTAGCAATGATAATACGCCAATCAATTATATAGTCCCCAGGGCTTTGACCTACCGTCCGTTTAAATACATCGGCAAACTTTGATCGAGACATCAACGCTAGCGCTGCCATATCTTCCAATCCCCATTGTTTTTCCGGTGCGTCATGTATGGCTAACAAGACTTTAGATAGTTGTGGATGCGCTAACCCGGCAAGTAGACCATGCTGCATGATATTGTTATCAATTACATGGCGAAGCACGTAAATGATAAAGATGTCCGTAAGGGAATTAATCATCGGCAGGCGACCGCTATCTTCATTAAATGCCTCTGCAAACAACCACTGCGCTGTTTTCATTAATGCTTCGTTCTCACTGAGTTTGAAGCATAGTAATCGAGGTAAGGCATCCGCAATCGGATTAGTTGTATTTTCACTATAAACGATGTTGGCACAAACTAATTTCGGGGGATTGTCTTTGCTCGCAATTACTCGGTGGGCATGCTGTGTGGGAAAAAACATGACGGTTGGCTCGTCAATTAAATGTGAAACGCCCTGTTCATCAATAATGGTTATCTCGCCACTTTGTAATAGATGCAAGTGACCTTTGTTAGGATCTCGGTTGAAATTAGAAATACCACACAGGTTTCCGGTGAAAAATACGTCGGTGTTCATCGAGAAGCGTTGAAGAATGACTGATAACGGATCCATTATTACCTCATAGTAAACTGTTTGGACGATTGGGTTCAATATTAGGACTATGTCATCCCTTTAGACTTATTGAAAGCACTATATTTATAACCAAGGAAGACAATCTTCAAATAAGTAAACAAATAGCAGCACGCTTTTGATTACTTATTTGATTACTTATTTGATTACTTATTTGATTACTTATTAAAAATAATAAACGGAGAATATTATGAAGCTTTCAACATTTGTAAAATCAACGTTCGTAACGACGGCATTGCTAGCAAGCAGCCTTACCTTTGCTGCGAATATCGAGGTTAATGCGAACAGTAACGACATCGCAATTAGTGGTTACGATACTGTGTCTTACTTTACAAAAGGCACACCAGCGAAAGGGTCTAACGATTACACAGCCGCTTATAATGGTGCTATTTATCAATTTTCATCTGCAAGCAACCGTGATTTATTCAAAGCAGACCCAAGTAAATATGCACCACAATATGGTGGTTTTTGCGCAATGGGCGTCGCACTGAATAAGAAATTAGACACGGATCCAACAGCTTGGCACATTCGCGGTGATAAGTTGTATTTGAACTATAATAAATCGGTTCAGAAAAAATGGAATACAGATATCCCTGGTTATATCGAAATAGCACAGGTTAATTGGGTTGATATTAAAGGCCTAACGGAAGAGCAAATCGAAATCGTATACGACTAAGGAAGCACTATGAATAACAAACTATTAGTAAGCGCAGCACTGGCGGCTGTTATGTCTACGGGTGTCATTGCGTCAGCTGAAGCTGGAAGTAAAAAAGAAAAGTGTTATGGCGTCGCTAAAGCAGGTCAAAACGACTGTGCTAACTTGGCTGGTACGCATTCATGTGCGGGACAATCAACCCTCAGTGATGACAAAGGTGAATGGAAACTCGTGACAAAAGGTACCTGCTCAACATTGGGTGGATTATCAAAGAAAGAAGCCAAGAAGTTATATTTAGCCTCTAAATAAGGGGGCTAAATATAAGGACTCGAAAATAGGAGAGTATTATGTCGGTAAATAATAGCGGTATTTTAGTGGGTGTTGGCTTAAGGCACCCACACTTTACCGACATACTGATTTCAGCTAAGGACATTACTTTAGCTAAGGAAATCGACTTTGTTGAAGTCCATTCAGAGAATTTTTTCGGTCAAGGCGGTGCTGCCTTATCTGTACTTCAACAGGTAAGGGAAACATACCCTGTCAGTTTACACTCAACCTCTATGGGACTCGGCTCATTTGCAGATATCCCTGCGAGTTATTTAACACGTTTAAAGCAATTAACCGAAACGATAGATCCTTTTTTGATGTCAGAACATGCTTGTTTTACATGGGGACATTTACAAGGGACCCTACAAACTGTACACAGCGGTGATTTGTTACCTATTGCGCACACGCACGACAACCTAAAGCGCATGTGTGAACAGGTAGACAAAGTCCAAACCTACTTAGGACGTCAGCTCATAATTGAAAACGTGTCAGCTTATGTACAATTTGATGAGAGCTATCTATCAGAGGCCGAATTTTTAACGCAACTGTGTCAGCGTACCGGCGCTAAAATACTATTAGATATTAATAACATTGCTGTTAATAGCTTAAATTTTGAAGGTGGTAATATTCAACAATCGGTCTGCGAGTATATTCATACACTACCGGTAGATAGTGTTGCGCAAATACATTTAGCAGGCTGTAGCGATGTGGGTGCTGATGACATGGTCATTGACGATCACGCTCGTCCTGTTTCTGATGCTGTATGGCAAGGCTACCGCCAAGCATTGGCACGTTTTGGCTCGATACCAACACTGGTGGAATGGGATACTGATTTACCAACATGGTCAGTATTAGTTGGCGAAGCAAAAAAGGCGCGTGATATAGCAGATGCAGTATTAGGTATTAATGTAGTAAGCCAGGCGTTAGGAGCTAGCAATGTGTAAGCAGCATATAAGTGAGCAGCAACGACTGCTAGATGCTATTTGGAGTGGCGACCTCTCGAGTAAGCAGCTTTCAAATAGCACGCATGGATTTAGCGCACAAGGCATCGGTATTTATCGTCGTAACTTACTTGCAAATGCTCAGCGCGCACTCAGTATCACTTTTCCAACGGTGTTTAAGTTACTTGATAGTGATATCAGCGCCGCTTTAGTTAAGTCGTTTTTGCAAACATCACCTCCAACACAGGGTGATTGGGCACAATGGGGAAGTGAATTTGCTCATTTTATCGCTACAACCGATATATGTGAGGGTTATCCATATCTTGCTGATTGTACTTCTCTTGATTGGTTTGTTCATTGTGCATTACACGGCAGAGATCAACTCCTCGATCAAAGTTCGTTAGAGATACTAGGACGCTGTGATCCAGAAGACATATTTATTACCTTTAATCACAATGTGAAATTGATTAAAACGTCTTTTCCAATTACTGAGATCTTTGATGCCCATCATCAGGAAAATGAAGACGAACGTAAAGCTGCATTGAACAGTGCCAATGAATACTTATCGTCAGCGCTGGTGGATCATCTAGCCATGATCTATCGACCTGAATTTCAACCTTACGTAGCTAGGTTAACCTGTAGTGAGGGGCGTTTTACTCAATCTTTAATAGGCGGGCATTCACTTGCTCAGTCACTTGATGCCATCAAGGGTAAAGAATATGGAGAAGAGCATGTTCCTGATTGTTCATTTCAGCATTTTTCGTTTCAACAATGGCTACTTAACGCGATAGAAAACAATTTAATTCATTATTTCAAAGAGAGTCACTCATGAACAATTCAAAGTCACTATTGTCATCAACTTATCAAGTCTATCGACGTGTAGTTGCAAAGGTGAGTATGCTAGAACCTGTCGCGTTATTGACTGCGCGTGTTTATGTCGGTTGGGCATTCTTTTCATCGGGGTTAACAAAGTTAAACAAT includes:
- a CDS encoding ABC transporter ATP-binding protein, whose protein sequence is MLKQTILRVRNLSVSFTTNDGMVDAVKNVNFDLKSGETLAIVGESGSGKSVSSNALMCLLPDNGVVSSQSSIVFEGQSILDKTERQMQSIRGERIGMIFQEPMTSLNPYLRVGIQVAEAIMCHRKVSKKQAQIRVLELFVLVHLPNPEQAYSKFPHEFSGGQLQRIMIAMALINEPDILIADEPTTALDVTVQAEVLDLIKEIQNKMGMAILFITHDLGVVKHLADRVLVMCKGEIVEEGETGLLFQEPQHEYTKMLINSVPKGQKEPIEATAPELLRAENIQVKFLIKSHFIPSRCEYFEAVKGISLTLKQGETLGIVGESGSGKSTLGRAIIGLLPFSGNLSYKGQDLSLLSDKDRFDLKKDVQMVFQDPYGSLSPRMTVGEIITEGLRVHKPLMSKQERLQKACLALEEVRLEPNSINRYPHEFSGGQRQRIAIARALILKPSFILLDEPTSALDRSVQLTVIDLLKEIQVKNNIGFIFISHDLSVVKALSDRVLVMQKGRVMEQGTAEDIFHNPQHDYTKKLINASFDLDEEAIESVA
- a CDS encoding alkane 1-monooxygenase, encoding MKYLGTFTAHDGTTYTDKKRYFWLLSLLLPSIAAAGPLLFMAFNHEFILWFFFLFSYGFFPIMDHVMGEDTSNPPEVIIPQLEADPFYRHITILHVPVVIVIFIFCGWFIGNYELSWSGYLATALLAGNVGGHGLNIGHELGHKKNKFDRKLAKLVLAVAAYGHFFIEHNQGHHKHVATPEDPASSKMGENIYHFAIRELPGAILRAYHLEKRRLNKLGKSTYSFKNEFFQSILLSFTIYASLAVWLGSGVIPYLFISAFWSMWQLTSANYIEHYGLLRKKLPNGKYERPQPHHSWNSNHVFSNWALFHLQRHSDHHANATRSYQSLRHFNGLPTLPNGYFGMYPIAYIPWLWFKVMDKRIVNITDGDVSKINMLPIKREQLIAKYKLT
- a CDS encoding alpha/beta fold hydrolase, yielding MDNFLIDDVDVYCQDGYKLSATLFKPTSEVKAAILICPATGIIQQFYKSFACFLAEHGYAVLTFDNRGIGQSLTGKVSSSTASLQCWGEQDMPAVLEFLKTTYPDSTYHLIGHSAGGQLVGLMHNAGDLRSIFTFASSSGQLRNMKMPYALKAHFFMNLFIPMSNLLFGHTKSQLLGMGEPLPRGVAQQWRHWCNGQGYVKTAFGKSIHNHQYNTLSTPSLWVNATDDDIAIDVNVADMLTVFENMDAERLTLSPEACNLSEIGHMKFFSRKASHLWEHPLSWLENNSPLQ
- a CDS encoding TetR/AcrR family transcriptional regulator, with amino-acid sequence MRIAEFDREKVLRSAMTSFMDKGYGKTSMQDLKQATGLHPGSIYCAFENKRGLLLAALEQYHLDRNAEFAGIFSGQRPVLTELKAYLDHIVLECQSCDASRACLLTKALNEVAEQDAEVHDIITLHLANWQQAITQVLQTAIDQKEIVSDRNADSRAHYLMMGIYGLRTFAHTHPEGNTIQQLAEQLYQDVCR
- a CDS encoding alkene reductase; this translates as MTANLFQTYELNKTLSLKNRILMAPLTRCMADDELVPTQDMADYYGRRGEAGLIISEAVIIRPDGQGYPNTPGIFTPAQIDGWRTVTDAVHQNDGKIFAQLWHTGRVAHPHFYQATGSQDVMAPSAVGVDGTVPRMRELTYKTPKAVTVEEITQLVSDYAQAAANAIDAGFDGVEIHGANGYLIDQFLHHDSNRRSDEYGETPENMSRFALEVVDAIVARIGNDRTALRVSPGAYFNMAGDSRDRTVFDYLIPELEKRDLAFLHIGVFDDAMEFDYLGGRASSYVRSIYNKTLVGVGSFTAEAGSEAISDDKFDLLAIGRPFIANPDYVERVRDGKELVEYSDSMLTSLV
- a CDS encoding AraC family transcriptional regulator — translated: MDPLSVILQRFSMNTDVFFTGNLCGISNFNRDPNKGHLHLLQSGEITIIDEQGVSHLIDEPTVMFFPTQHAHRVIASKDNPPKLVCANIVYSENTTNPIADALPRLLCFKLSENEALMKTAQWLFAEAFNEDSGRLPMINSLTDIFIIYVLRHVIDNNIMQHGLLAGLAHPQLSKVLLAIHDAPEKQWGLEDMAALALMSRSKFADVFKRTVGQSPGDYIIDWRIIIAKGLLQQNKPVSIVANAVGYENGSALARVFRKKLGISPKQWLEDTH
- a CDS encoding YHS domain-containing (seleno)protein, which produces MKLSTFVKSTFVTTALLASSLTFAANIEVNANSNDIAISGYDTVSYFTKGTPAKGSNDYTAAYNGAIYQFSSASNRDLFKADPSKYAPQYGGFCAMGVALNKKLDTDPTAWHIRGDKLYLNYNKSVQKKWNTDIPGYIEIAQVNWVDIKGLTEEQIEIVYD
- a CDS encoding DUF2282 domain-containing protein, producing MNNKLLVSAALAAVMSTGVIASAEAGSKKEKCYGVAKAGQNDCANLAGTHSCAGQSTLSDDKGEWKLVTKGTCSTLGGLSKKEAKKLYLASK
- a CDS encoding DUF692 family multinuclear iron-containing protein; translated protein: MSVNNSGILVGVGLRHPHFTDILISAKDITLAKEIDFVEVHSENFFGQGGAALSVLQQVRETYPVSLHSTSMGLGSFADIPASYLTRLKQLTETIDPFLMSEHACFTWGHLQGTLQTVHSGDLLPIAHTHDNLKRMCEQVDKVQTYLGRQLIIENVSAYVQFDESYLSEAEFLTQLCQRTGAKILLDINNIAVNSLNFEGGNIQQSVCEYIHTLPVDSVAQIHLAGCSDVGADDMVIDDHARPVSDAVWQGYRQALARFGSIPTLVEWDTDLPTWSVLVGEAKKARDIADAVLGINVVSQALGASNV
- a CDS encoding DNA-binding domain-containing protein, coding for MCKQHISEQQRLLDAIWSGDLSSKQLSNSTHGFSAQGIGIYRRNLLANAQRALSITFPTVFKLLDSDISAALVKSFLQTSPPTQGDWAQWGSEFAHFIATTDICEGYPYLADCTSLDWFVHCALHGRDQLLDQSSLEILGRCDPEDIFITFNHNVKLIKTSFPITEIFDAHHQENEDERKAALNSANEYLSSALVDHLAMIYRPEFQPYVARLTCSEGRFTQSLIGGHSLAQSLDAIKGKEYGEEHVPDCSFQHFSFQQWLLNAIENNLIHYFKESHS